A genome region from Carya illinoinensis cultivar Pawnee chromosome 2, C.illinoinensisPawnee_v1, whole genome shotgun sequence includes the following:
- the LOC122301843 gene encoding uncharacterized protein LOC122301843 → MGDEDLSKLWEGLTLTEDEQAFVKVSDKDLMEAAQRGSFCLLAKVITERIFNKEAFRSTMLQVWKLEGAVTFTELGESSFIMEFEMTTDKDKILRGRPWTFDRSLIGIQDIDSSLPPSAVSFSLEPFWVQIHNIPFACMTESYGHQIASAIGKVLKVEVNRDGQGWGKCLRVFVEVDITKPLARGRWVVAGERKVWSAFKYERLQSFCFRCGVIMHQGRGCYNQRPQEDQPAQYGPWLRATPNKTPFISTKSYGVKPAPKKIR, encoded by the coding sequence ATGGGCGACGAGGACCTATCAAAGCTATGGGAAGGTCTAACTCTGACAGAGGATGAACAAGCATTTGTCAAAGTCTCGGACAAGGATCTCATGGAAGCGGCTCAAAGGGGATCCTTCTGTCTGTTGGCAAAGGTCATCACTGAAAGAATCTTCAATAAGGAGGCTTTTCGATCAACCATGCTTCAGGTATGGAAGTTGGAAGGAGCAGTAACTTTCACTGAGTTAGGGGAGAGCAGTTTTATAATGGAATTTGAGATGACGACAGACAAGGACAAGATTTTAAGAGGAAGGCCATGGACCTTTGATCGAAGCCTCATAGGAATCCAAGATATTGATAGCAGTCTTCCCCCTAGTGCAGTCAGTTTCTCTCTAGAACCTTTCTGGGTGCAAATCCACAACATCCcttttgcatgcatgacagaGAGCTATGGCCACCAGATTGCCTCGGCTATAGGAAAAGTTCTAAAGGTGGAAGTGAACAGAGATGGTCAAGGCTGGGGAAAATGTCTGCGTGTCTTTGTTGAGGTAGATATTACCAAACCTCTGGCTCGTGGGAGATGGGTGGTAGCAGGAGAAAGGAAAGTCTGGTCTGCCTTCAAGTACGAGAGACTCCAAAGTTTTTGTTTCAGATGTGGAGTCATCATGCATCAAGGTAGGGGATGTTACAACCAAAGACCTCAAGAAGATCAACCTGCCCAGTATGGCCCCTGGTTGCGTGCTACACCAAACAAGACCCCTTTCATTTCTACCAAGTCCTATGGAGTTAAGCCAGCCCCAAAAAAAATCAGATGA